One window of Carassius auratus strain Wakin unplaced genomic scaffold, ASM336829v1 scaf_tig00023476, whole genome shotgun sequence genomic DNA carries:
- the LOC113077887 gene encoding uncharacterized protein LOC113077887 yields MQVLHSQRLNEPPLNPWVILRSSGQVERAHCTCMAGIAESCTYVEALLFKIKVSVRIRGTKTVTDVPAYWMMRANVDKVQSEVGNKIDFTTGAAKRVALDKCISGERGISGICTHLGSTSHCGHALSQQGYLSFWDGGVLPSLYHPVKPHVVPSSLRHLCDPGKDGCHLPILFQHCNTLTHLLAVTEIQAAAVEAQTRLQHPSSVWYTSRAGRITASNMHAIESARVEKPATSTVSTVC; encoded by the exons ATGCAG GTTTTGCACTCTCAACGCCTTAATGAACCTCCGCTCAACCCATGGGTGATCCTCCGCTCCAGTGGCCAAGTAGAGCGTGCACACTGCACATGCATGGCTGGCATAGCAGAGTCTTGCACATATGTTGAGGCTCTCCTTTTTAAAATCAAAGTATCAGTCCGGATACGGGGGACCAAGACTGTCACTGATGTTCCAGCCTACTGGATGATGCGCGCTAATGTTGATAAGGTCCAATCAGAGGTGGGCAACAAGATCGACTTCACCACTGGTGCAGCTAAGAGAGTGGCACTTGACAAGTGCATCAGTGGAGAGAGGGGAATATCAGGGATATGTACTCATTTAGGCTCCACGAGTCATTGTGGACATGCACTCTCACAGCAAGGCTATTTGTCTTTCTGGGATGGAGGAGTATTACCATCATTATATCACCCAGTTAAGCCACATGTAGTGCCAAGTTCCCTACGGCATCTTTGTGACCCAGGAAAGGATGGATGCCATCTACCCATCCTGTTCCAGCATTGCAACACCCTCACACACCTGCTAGCAGTAACAGAGATACAGGCAGCTGCAGTTGAAGCTCAGACGAGACTGCAACATCCCTCATCTGTCTGGTACACATCAAGAGCAGGAAGAATAACAGCTTCAAATATGCATGCCATTGAGTCCGCTAGAGTTGAGAAACCAGCCACATCAACGGTGTCAACAGTGTGCTAA